From Miscanthus floridulus cultivar M001 chromosome 15, ASM1932011v1, whole genome shotgun sequence, the proteins below share one genomic window:
- the LOC136507362 gene encoding uncharacterized protein, with translation MPVVEKLPVEPTEHAEQGRSRRCSFATSFPASKLSASTEDPDQLAGCGMTSPAMAEKTAQQPAVEGPIEETPPEPQQPSSPTIVPEQLVEKIAQPSTSVPSTNPAEDLMKTAKYRKRCFDQIEGITETNKELTAEVERLRRQLEATDQEKTEREAQNQNLVGQLNNKEQEITSFEAEVTRLQGENSRVTTECGRLKEDNEKLARDQSELWDRTTKMKEDLKEASRGRDQRA, from the exons ATGCCAGTGGTGGAAAAACTTCCGGTGGAACCTaccgagcacgcggagcaggggcggtcgaggagatgctccttcgccacatcattccccgcttcgaagct gtcggcgtccaccgaagaTCCCGACCAGCTGGCCGGGTGCGGCAtgacttcgccagcaatggcggaaaaaactgcccagcagccagccgtggagggaCCTATAGAAGAAACGCCGCCGGAACCTCAGCAGCCGAGCAGCCCgacgatagtccccgagcagctggtcgagaagatagcCCAGCCAAGTACAAGTGTTCCAAGCACTAATcctgctgag gacttgatgaaaactgcaaagtaccgaaagaggtgctttgaccagattgaAGGGATCACGGAGACCAATAAAGAACTGacggccgaagtggaacgcttgcgccgccaacttgaagccaccgaccaggagaagacagagcgagaagcacagaaccaaaacctggtcggccagctcaataacaaagagcaggagataACGA GTTttgaagctgaagtgacccgcctccaaggggagaatagccgtgtgaccacagagtgtggtcgcctgaaggaggataacgagaaactggcgcgcgACCAGTCTGAACTCTGGGACCGCaccaccaagatgaaggaggatctgaaag aggcatctagaggccgtgatcaaagagcatga